From a single Nymphaea colorata isolate Beijing-Zhang1983 chromosome 4, ASM883128v2, whole genome shotgun sequence genomic region:
- the LOC116253292 gene encoding F-box/LRR-repeat protein At3g58900-like produces the protein MEQPADDSITALPQPLIEHIFSFIPFKDLTRTSVLSRRWRYLWTSAPHMSFDERGFRSSHPRWNPFNLLFLHSSDWFVERARREAQAKELFIRMVNRCLSLSTDALTSAHILFSVSHRSHATTLDRWVRSLLNKRRVQELDLDLDLSRSFHPEIPRSLLKRRPHGQPSSLRTIHLRNLSLWANSLSLMLENLVHLENLTAENCKLEAGERVIIRSQQSPLKNLSVNRTNSSTGWRKVQIDLPNLVVFEYRGCFVDFDHLNLRSLSRAVFGFHGLNGWLMPRLRKAVAAIQHVKSLQLCATSVRVIGDIERSRTSEDFLLGNLEELVVDIETTQGGLWFLLVRCPNLQTLTIRGSNGESSRDTPARGALELPALAVPRLTSLKVEDFGGREGEHRMMEILLKEASALEVVKIKVANGRSYFEKLAIMRRFLLLGREFQKARILVSL, from the exons ATGGAGCAACCAGCCGATGATTCCATCACTGCTCTCCCCCAGCCGCTGATAGAGCACATCTTCTCCTTCATCCCGTTCAAGGACCTAACCAGGACGAGCGTCCTTTCAAGGAGGTGGAGGTACCTCTGGACTTCCGCCCCGCACATGTCCTTCGACGAGCGGGGCTTCCGGTCATCCCACCCGCGCTGGAACCCATTCAacctcctcttcctccactCATCCGACTGGTTCGTCGAGCGAGCAAGGAGGGAGGCCCAGGCCAAGGAGCTGTTCATCAGGATGGTGAATCGGTGCCTCTCCCTCAGCACCGATGCCCTCACCAGCGCCCACATCCTCTTCTCTGTGAGCCACAGGTCCCATGCTACCACTCTCGATCGATGGGTTCGCTCCCTCCTCAACAAAAGAAGGGTGCAAGAGCTGGACCTCGATCTTGATCTGAGCAGGTCGTTTCATCCAGAGATTCCTCGATCTCTCCTGAAACGGCGTCCTCATGGGCAGCCCAGTTCTCTGAGGACCATCCATCTCCGCAACTTGTCTCTATGGGCAAATTCTTTGTCTCTGATGCTCGAGAATCTGGTGCATCTTGAGAACCTGACCGCTGAGAACTGCAAGCTGGAGGCTGGTGAGCGGGTCATCATCCGCAGCCAACAATCGCCGCTCAAGAACTTGAGCGTTAATCGTACCAATTCTTCCACCGGCTGGAGGAAGGTGCAGATCGATCTGCCCAACCTTGTGGTTTTTGAATACAGGGGCTGCTTTGTGGACTTTGATCACCTGAACCTGCGGTCTCTGTCGCGTGCAGTATTCGGCTTTCATGGATTGAACGGATGGCTGATGCCTCGCCTGAGGAAGGCCGTCGCTGCCATTCAGCACGTCAAGTCTTTACAACTATGCGCCACCTCTGTGCGA GTTATAGGAGACATTGAAAGGTCAAGGACTTCAGAAGATTTTCTACTTGGGAACCTGGAAGAGCTCGTCGTGGACATAGAGACAACCCAGGGAGGACTCTGGTTCTTGTTGGTGCGTTGCCCTAACCTTCAGACTCTCACG ATTCGAGGCTCCAATGGTGAGAGTTCTCGTGATACGCCGGCAAGGGGAGCGCTCGAACTTCCTGCTTTGGCAGTCCCTCGCCTCACTTCACTCAAGGTGGAAGACTttggagggagggagggagaacaCCGAATGATGGAGATCTTGCTCAAGGAGGCGAGTGCACTGGAGGTCGTCAAAATCAAGGTCGCCAATGGGAGAAGCTATTTTGAGAAGCTCGCGATCATGAGGAGGTTTCTGCTGTTAGGCAGAGAGTTTCAGAAGGCAAGGATCTTGGTCTCGTTGTGA
- the LOC116252121 gene encoding 2-alkenal reductase (NADP(+)-dependent)-like, producing the protein MGGEDEVRNKQVVLRQYVTGFPKEEDMAIISTTMKLKLPEGSAGVLVKNLYLSCDPYMRHPMSAGSGTSDYLPKYYPGSPLFGYGVSKVVDSRSSDFKIGDLVWGTTGWEEYSVISSTDRLTKIEDISVPLSYYSGLLGMAGFTAYVGFHEICSPKKGDCVYVSAAAGAVGQLVGQFAKLLGCYVVGSAGSKEKIDLLKNKLGFDEAFNYKEEHDLDATLKRYFPEGIDIYFENVGGPMLDAVLLNMKLHGRISVCGMISQYNLEKPQGIHNLRQVVAKRINIQGFLQSDHFHLYPQFRHLTLRYIKEGKITYVEDIAEGLEAAPAALVGIFKGRNIGKQSVFIARDQV; encoded by the exons atgggtggGGAAGACGAGGTAAGGAACAAGCAGGTGGTGCTCAGGCAATATGTTACAGGCTTCCCCAAGGAGGAAGACATGGCCATCATCTCCACCACCATGAAGCTGAAGCTTCCGGAAGGTTCAGCAGGGGTGCTGGTGAAGAACCTCTACCTCTCCTGCGATCCTTACATGCGTCATCCGATGAGTGCTGGATCAGGGACGTCAGACTACCTCCCTAAGTATTATCCTGGATCG CCCTTGTTTGGTTACGGCGTATCAAAAGTGGTGGATTCAAGAAGCTCTGATTTCAAGATAGGGGATTTAGTATGGGGAACAACTGGATGGGAAGAATACAGCGTGATATCAAGCACTGACCGTCTTACTAAAATCGAGGATATCAGCGTTCCACTCTCTTACTACAGTGGCCTCCTGG GCATGGCTGGATTCACAGCTTATGTTGGATTTCATGAGATTTGCTCCCCTAAGAAAGGTGACTGTGTATACGTATCAGCAGCAGCTGGAGCAGTTGGGCAGCTCGTTGGTCAGTTTGCCAAGCTGTTAGGTTGCTATGTAGTTGGTAGTGCAGGAAGCAAGGAGAAG ATTGATCTTTTGAAGAATAAGCTTGGCTTTGACGAGGCATTTAACTACAAGGAGGAACATGACTTGGATGCTACTTTGAAGAG GTACTTCCCAGAGGGAATTGATATCTACTTCGAGAACGTGGGTGGACCAATGCTTGACGCAGTGCTCCTCAACATGAAGCTCCATGGCCGCATCTCTGTGTGTGGGATGATCTCCCAGTACAATCTTGAGAAACCACAAGGAATACACAACTTGAGGCAGGTCGTGGCAAAGCGCATAAATATACAAGGCTTCCTGCAATCTGACCACTTTCACTTGTATCCTCAGTTCCGCCATTTGACTCTTCGTTACATCAAAGAAGGTAAGATAACTTACGTGGAAGACATAGCTGAAGGCCTCGAAGCTGCCCCTGCTGCACTAGTCGGAATCTTCAAGGGGAGAAATATAGGGAAGCAGTCTGTATTTATCGCCCGTGACCAAGTTTAA
- the LOC116252119 gene encoding 2-alkenal reductase (NADP(+)-dependent)-like, giving the protein MGGGDEVRNKQVVLRQHVTGFPKEEDMAITTSNTIKLKLPEGSAGVLVKNLYLSCDPYMRNLMNAGTGMPGYLPNYTPGSPLFGYGVSKVVDSGSPDFKIGDLVWGITGWEEYTVISSTDGLTKIEDTSVPLSYYTGLLGMAGFTAYVGFHEICSPKQGECVFVSAAAGAVGQLVGQFAKLLGCYVVGSAGSKEKIDLLKNKFGFDEAFNYKEEEDLDATLKRYFPEGIDIYFENVGGKMLDAVLVNMKLHGRISACGMISQYNLEKPEGVHNLVNVVTKRLKIHGFIQSDHFHLYNQFRDLTLRYIKEGKITYVEDIAEGLEHAPAALVGIFKGKNVGKQAVFITRD; this is encoded by the exons ATGGGTGGGGGAGACGAGGTGAGGAACAAGCAGGTGGTGCTCAGGCAACACGTCACTGGCTTCCCCAAGGAGGAAGACATGGCCATCACCACTTCCAATACCATCAAGCTGAAGCTTCCGGAAGGTTCCGCAGGGGTGCTTGTGAAGAACCTGTACCTGTCCTGCGACCCCTACATGCGTAATCTCATGAATGCAGGAACAGGGATGCCAGGCTACCTCCCCAACTACACTCCTGGATCG CCCTTGTTCGGCTATGGTGTATCAAAAGTGGTGGACTCAGGGAGCCCTGATTTCAAGATAGGGGATTTGGTATGGGGAATCACTGGATGGGAAGAATACACCGTGATATCAAGCACTGACGGTCTCACAAAAATTGAAGACACAAGTGTTCCACTCTCTTACTATACTGGCCTCCTAG GCATGGCTGGATTCACGGCTTATGTTGGATTTCATGAGATCTGCTCCCCTAAGCAAGGAGAATGTGTGTTTGTATCAGCAGCAGCTGGGGCAGTTGGGCAGCTTGTTGGCCAGTTTGCTAAGCTGTTAGGTTGCTATGTGGTAGGAAGTGCAGGGAGCAAGGAGAAG ATTGATCTCTTGAAGAATAAATTCGGCTTTGACGAGGCATTTAactacaaagaagaagaagacttgGATGCAACTTTAAAAAG GTACTTCCCAGAAGGAATTGACATATACTTTGAGAATGTAGGTGGGAAAATGCTTGACGCAGTTCTCGTAAACATGAAACTCCATGGTCGGATCTCTGCATGTGGGATGATATCTCAATACAATCTCGAGAAACCTGAGGGCGTACACAACTTGGTGAACGTCGTGACAAAGCGCTTAAAGATACACGGCTTCATACAATCTGACCACTTTCACTTGTATAATCAGTTCCGCGATTTGACTCTTCGTTACATTAAAGAAGGTAAGATAACATATGTGGAAGACATAGCTGAAGGCTTGGAACATGCCCCTGCTGCCCTAGTTGGAATctttaaaggaaaaaatgtgGGCAAACAGGCTGTTTTCATCACCCGCGACTAA
- the LOC116253293 gene encoding glycine-rich cell wall structural protein-like: MAILSSPSLHLYEKASTIKIIMLLLLLLLSSAFHVSHIDGARNVPPHPLVDEKIRCNISGEIGGAAVPCDGGGGGGGVGIGVGVGVGGQAPRGGGSGNPGQGGRSPVGGGAGGRGGGHGSGYGDCGTRGGDCNEGRAGGNPGQGAQHSGRGEGGGGNDGGDCGSRGEVCGNGRAGGFPGQGSQPPVRGGEGDGSCGSGKGDDCNNGRGGGGEGGRDCGSGGGDCSNGKGGGVSGRNRPIKGGESGGDCGSGRGDCDVNGRGGGNPGEGGGRPVRGEGGGSGGSGGGSRNDGGDCGGENPSGGSQRRGRGGNGGGDCGSGDGNGDDDGNCGEIGRGGGSGGSETPRGGDSGGGGGNGGRGVGYGYGYGSGSGGGYGMGYGYGGNGGYGVGMGYGNGGVGEGIGVGIGGGGGGGGGPGKGGDHGR; this comes from the coding sequence ATGGCCATCCTCTCATCCCCATCTCTGCATCTTTACGAGAAGGCAAGCACGATCAAGATTATCatgcttctccttcttcttcttctttcttcagcTTTCCATGTTTCTCACATTGATGGCGCTAGGAATGTGCCTCCGCATCCACTGGTAGATGAAAAGATCAGGTGCAACATTTCAGGAGAGATTGGTGGCGCGGCCGTTCCGTGTGATGGCGgtggcggaggaggaggggtTGGAATTGGTGTTGGTGTTGGTGTTGGTGGCCAAGCTCCCCGTGGAGGAGGCAGTGGGAACCCTGGTCAGGGAGGCCGCTCTCCTGTGGGAGGTGGTGCCGGTGGTAGAGGAGGAGGCCATGGCTCTGGCTATGGCGATTGTGGGACCAGAGGAGGAGATTGTAATGAAGGAAGAGCCGGGGGAAACCCTGGTCAAGGTGCCCAACACTCTGgaagaggagagggaggaggaggtaATGATGGTGGTGACTGTGGTTCTAGAGGGGAAGTCTGTGGCAATGGAAGAGCTGGCGGCTTTCCTGGTCAAGGTTCACAACCTCCTGtaagaggaggagaaggtgaTGGTAGCTGTGGCTCCGGAAAAGGTGATGATTGTAACAATGGAAGAggtggtggaggagaaggaggtcGTGATTGTGGCTCTGGAGGAGGTGACTGTAGCAATGGAAAAGGTGGTGGAGTATCTGGCCGTAACCGCCCTATAAAAGGAGGAGAAAGTGGTGGTGACTGTGGCTCGGGACGGGGTGATTGTGACGTTAATGGAAGAGGTGGAGGAAATCCTGGTGAAGGTGGCGGACGCCCTGtaagaggagaaggaggaggaagtgGTGGTTCTGGAGGAGGTAGTAGAAATGATGGTGGAGATTGTGGAGGAGAAAATCCTAGTGGAGGCAGCCAACGCCGTGGAAGAGGGGGAAATGGCGGCGGTGACTGTGGTTCTGGAGATGGCAATGGAGACGATGatggaaattgtggagaaatTGGGAGAGGTGGTGGATCCGGAGGAAGTGAAACGCCCAGAGGGGGCgacagcggcggcggtggtggaaATGGTGGGAGAGGAGTCGGTTATGGTTACGGCTacggcagcggcagcggcggaggATATGGGATGGGATACGGATACGGCGGAAATGGAGGATATGGAGTCGGGATGGGGTATGGAAACGGTGGTGTTGGCGAGGGCATTGGAGTTGGcattggtggtggcggtggcggtggcggtggccCTGGAAAAGGAGGTGATCACGGTCGTTGA